The following proteins come from a genomic window of Metarhizium brunneum chromosome 2, complete sequence:
- the SID1 gene encoding L-ornithine N(5)-monooxygenase, producing the protein MSPHSEEVVLTSNGAADVALHGNALTPTSNGSNRAAEAPAPTLAPDAPTTSDAPQPLTSASTATLPTNKPNAEGTGASSNRASTNGNGVATHHAKANSNGQAVQEPLGSNGREFLNGAAQSSPYLVPTALDSEFDLICVGFGPASLSVAIAMHDAIAAGRKLLPDGSYPKVLFIEKQNQFAWHSGMLLPGAKMQISFIKDLATLRDPRSEFTFLNYLHRQDRLVDFTNLSTFLPARVEYEDYLRWCSSFFTRLARFGQQVVSVSPNDNSKGPVRSFTVQSRDTATGQAHTYRGRHVLVAAGGQPSMPKNFPLKHPRVVHSSQYANVIGELIPKTATSCRVVVVGAGQSAAEIFNNVASRFPNSKTYLVMRPEFLRPSDDSPFVNTVFNPEFVGSLYTKSAKYRNNFLAEARATNYGVVRLELIEALYERMYDQRRELGADEKAWPHRIMGGKQIISIEPHGETLELKVQSVQDGALDGFIDDADVEVIEADLVIAATGYQRNAHVGMLKDAWNMLPKAAPGGLQFSKGISGWNVETEQGERKIAVGRDYKVKFAPGTVADEAGVWLQGCCEGTHGLSDTLLSVLATRSGEIVDSIFGSQ; encoded by the exons ATGTCACCACACAGCGAGGAAGTTGTGCTCACCAGCAATGGTGCAGCCGACGTGGCGCTTCATGGAAATGCCCTCACGCCGAccagcaatggcagcaacagAGCTGCTGAAGCCCCTGCTCCCACTCTTGCTCCTGACGCTCCTACCACTTCTGACGCCCCGCAACCCCTCACCTCCGCGTCGACCGCGACTTTGCCTACCAACAAGCCAAACGCCGAAGGCACAGGCGCCTCATCGAACCGTGCCAGcaccaatggcaatggcgtgGCTACGCACCATGCCAAGGCAAACTCGAATGGGCAGGCAGTTCAAGAGCCACTCGGCAGCAATGGTCGCGAATTTCTCAACGGAGCAGCTCAGAGCTCGCCGTACCTGGTGCCTACGGCCCTCGATTCCGAGTTTGATCTTATTTGCGTCGGCTTCGGTCCCGCCAGCTTGTCCGTTGCGATAGCTATGCACGATGCCATCGCTGCAGGTAGGAAGCTGTTGCCTGATGGCTCTTATCCCAAGGTCCTGTTTATTGAAAAACAGAACCAGTTTGCCTGGCATTCGGGCATGTTGCTTCCTGGTGCAAAGATGCAGATTTCCTTTATCAAGGACTTGGCTACCCTCAGGGACCCGCGGTCCGAGTTCACCTTTCTGAACTATCTGCACCGCCAGGACCGTCTTGTCGACTTTACCAACCTGAGCACTTTTCTGCCAGCGCGTGTAGAGTACGAGGACTACCTTCGCTGGTGCTCTTCATTCTTCACACGTCTGGCTCGGTTTGGCCAGCAGGTGGTGTCTGTGTCTCCCAACGACAACTCCAAGGGCCCGGTTCGTTCGTTCACTGTCCAGTCCCGAGATACAGCTACTGGGCAAGCTCATACATACCGGGGCCGGCACGTGCTGGTGGCCGCGGGTGGCCAGCCTTCCATGCCCAAGAACTTCCCTCTCAAGCACCCCCGTGTTGTTCATTCTTCACAGTATGCAAATGTCATTGGCGAGTTGATACCCAAGACTGCCACATCTTGCCGTGTCGTTGTTGTCGGCGCTGGTCAGAGTGCAGCCGAAATCTTCAACAATGTTGCGAGCCGATTTCCCAACTCCAAGACCTATCTCGTAATGAGACCTGAGTTTTTACGTCCAAGTGACGATTCTCCCTT TGTCAACACCGTCTTCAACCCCGAATTCGTTGGCTCCCTTTACACCAAGTCTGCCAAGTACCGTAACAATTTCCTCGCTGAGGCTCGTGCTACCAATTATGGCGTAGTGCGCTTGGAACTTATTGAAGCCCTCTACGAACGAATGTACGACCAGCGCCGAGAGCTCGGCGCGGACGAAAAGGCTTGGCCACACAGAATCATGGGCGGCAAGCAAATCATCAGCATAGAGCCCCATGGCGAAACCCTTGAGCTCAAGGTTCAAAGTGTTCAAGACGGCGCACTAGACGGTTTCatcgatgatgctgatgtGGAGGTTATCGAGGCcgacctcgtcatcgccgccacaGGATATCAGCGCAACGCCCATGTTGGTATGCTCAAGGACGCGTGGAACATGTTGCCCAAAGCCGCTCCTGGCGGCTTGCAGTTTAGCAAAGGTATCTCAGGATGGAACGTGGAGACGGAACAGGGCGAGCGCAAGATTGCAGTTGGCCGTGACTACAAAGTCAAGTTTGCCCCTGGAACTGTTGCTGATGAAGCGGGAGTGTGGCTGCAAGGCTGCTGTGAGGGTACACATGGG TTGAGTGATACGCTTTTGTCGGTCCTAGCCACAAGATCTGGAGAAATCGTCGATAGCATCTTCGGAAGCCAGTAG
- the dre4 gene encoding Pre-mRNA-splicing factor dre4 yields MASAGGLKSTYKPSAAAAAASAPLPPGWTEHTAPTGHKYYYNASTKESTYQRPGLPPPSAVSAQDAYSPYANLPSLADPRVANAYLAQLNPQNQPRARGAHSGRGGSRGGFEGRPKPQPVDKPRKAEKIPGCEPWLLVYTKYSRRFAYNPVKNASYWRIPEKLMEGILELDKARIRGKATGTAEDAKSEKNAENKTGDLAEKQHDYDSDEYEEIEVQVTDDEGGDSLDTEHPSKRRRTNKGESEEEVVEEEGEEEEEEEEEEDEADGPVEFTEADIAAQLQAMGEEYGLEPGDYDDGNMESWPEGTEGVEFSEEDAKLLFKDLLNDFNINPYSPWDKLIEEGKIMDDPRYTALTTTRARKECWDEWMREKITELKEQRAKQEKKDPKIGYMAFLQEKATPKLYWPEFKRKYKREEAMKDMKLSDKDREKAYREHISRLKMPQAKLKSDLTALLRAQPIHLLNNKSSPTSLPTPVLIDLRYISLDPKIRDPLVEAYLQTLPPPPEDVAASEEDGEKKKKAREARGKREKALEERNRVVEEQKKRRERDLMASKARLRDEERELEIAMRVGKRGLQSQLQDEA; encoded by the coding sequence ATGGCGAGCGCTGGCGGGCTCAAATCGACATACAAgccatctgctgctgctgcggcagcGTCGGCCCCATTACCGCCAGGGTGGACAGAACATACCGCGCCAACAGGACACAAATACTACTACAATGCATCAACAAAGGAATCAACTTACCAGCGACCTGGCCTGCCGCCACCCTCTGCAGTGTCGGCGCAAGACGCATACTCGCCGTACGCGAATCTCCCGTCGCTCGCCGATCCACGGGTGGCAAACGCATATCTTGCGCAACTTAATCCCCAGAACCAGCCCCGAGCTCGAGGCGCTCACAGCGGTCGAGGTGGCAGTAGGGGAGGGTTCGAAGGCAGGCCGAAGCCACAACCCGTTGATAAACCGAGGAAGGCAGAGAAGATTCCAGGATGTGAACCGTGGCTTCTTGTGTACACGAAGTATTCCAGACGGTTTGCTTATAATCCAGTGAAAAATGCGAGTTACTGGCGCATCCCAGAGAAGCTTATGGAGGGTATCCTTGAGTTAGATAAGGCACGAATACGGGGCAAAGCCACTGGCACAGCAGAGGATGCCAAAAGCGAGAAAAATGCGGAGAATAAAACAGGGGATCTGGCCGAGAAGCAGCATGACTACGACAGCGACGAATATGAAGAGATCGAGGTACAAGTGACTGACGATGAGGGTGGTGATTCCCTTGACACTGAGCACCCGTCTAAACGACGGCGGACAAATAAAGGCGAAtctgaagaagaagtggtagaagaagagggggaggaggaggaggaggaggaggaagaagaagatgaagcagACGGCCCTGTCGAATTTACTGAGGCAGACATTGCCGCGCAACTCCAAGCCATGGGAGAGGAATACGGTCTCGAACCAGGCGACTACGACGACGGCAATATGGAGAGCTGGCCTGAGGGCACAGAGGGGGTTGAATTTTCGGAAGAAGACGCCAAGCTTCTCTTCAAGGATCTGCTCAACGACTTCAACATTAATCCCTACAGCCCATGGGATAAACTCATCGAAGAAGGCAAAATTATGGACGACCCACGGTACACAGCCCTCACTACAACACGAGCGCGCAAAGAATGCTGGGACGAATGGATGCGCGAGAAGATTACCGAACTCAAAGAACAGCGAGCCAagcaggagaagaaggacccCAAGATCGGATACATGGCTTTCCTGCAAGAAAAGGCCACGCCAAAGTTGTACTGGCCTGAATTCAAGAGAAAATATAAAAGGGAGGAAGCGATGAAGGATATGAAACTGTCCGACAAAGATCGCGAAAAGGCATACCGCGAACATATAAGTCGATTGAAGATGCCACAAGCAAAGCTAAAGTCTGATCTCACCGCGCTACTGAGAGCTCAACCCATCCACTTGTTAAATAACAAGTCCTCGCCGACGAGTCTCCCTACTCCTGTACTTATTGATCTGCGGTACATTTCATTGGATCCCAAGATTCGCGACCCTCTTGTGGAAGCCTATCTTcagacgctgccgccgccgccggaagACGTTGCAGCTTCCGAGGAAGAtggggaaaagaagaagaaggcgagggAGGCGCGAGGCAAGCGCGAAAAGGCGCTGGAGGAGAGAAATCGAGTTGTGGAagagcagaagaagcggaGAGAGAGGGATCTCATGGCTAGCAAGGCGCGGTTGAGAGATGAGGAGAGAGAGTTGGAAATTGCGATGAGGGTAGGTAAACGGGGCTTACAGAGTCAGTTGCAGGATGAGGCATAA